From the Zymomonas mobilis subsp. pomaceae ATCC 29192 genome, the window TTTATCAGAGGATAAAGAACAAGGCGCGGGTATAAGGGCTAATTTTCTAGCATCCACACATAATCCAGCATCACCCGCCCAGTGAAGCATCGTTTCTGCATCAATAGCACCAGCCAGATGATGATGCAGATCCCCACCCTTAGGAAAAGGGGCAAGAAGCATCCGCAAACGTGATGGGTCAGACTTTGCCGTTTCAATTGTATTTGAAACTTTTTGATCTATATCCGAAATACGGGATGGATCTAATACAAAAGCCTTCGTGGGTGAGAGGAACAAAGGTAATATACATAGAAATAAAGCGAATACCCTTGTTTTTAATTGGGGCAATAAACTAGGGGGTATGCTCTGAAGAAACAATCTGTTGGTTCCTTTTTATCACTAAATTGCACGCAAATTTTATATAGTAAATAATAAAGCTTCGATACATCCATCCTTTGATAAAGACGCATCGTACAAACAAAAAAGCGCATAAAAATAAGAAATATGGATAAAAAACCAGTATTTTATGATTCATCGGGGAAAAGACGGCGGCGATTTCGTATTGCTATCACCGCTTTTTTTATGTTGTTTTTTTTAGCTATTGTCACTTTATTTGCGACTGTTGCTATTGCACCTATCGGAAAAAACCTGCCTTTTACGGTAGGAAGGCCCCCGATTAAAGCGCAACCGAATGGCATTTTACCTCACACACGCATTAATCTCCATCGGGCATTATCGCGTATCGGTTTTGCAAAGACGCCTCCAAAAACGCCTAAAGATACCATAACGATGGCTTTCTATACGCCTTGGGATGATCCCAGTGTGGCTTCGTTATCGCGCCATATTAACGATATTGATTGGTTATCACCGGGCTGGTTGTCAGTGACAGGGCCGCATCACGAATGGACAGAATTTTCTGATCCGCGTGGTCATGCTATTATCAATAGTGCCAAACAACGGCCTAAAATTTTACCGATGATTCAAAATGTCAGCAATGGCGAATGGGATGGTAAAAATGCAGCGGCTTTGATGAAAGATCCTGTAGCGCGTCTTCGTTTCATTGATCAGGTTGATAATTTTCTACTTAAAAATCAGGCAGATGGTGTCGTCTTCGATTTTGAATCGCTTCCCAAAACAGCCCTTCCCTTTTATCTTAAACTTCTGGCTGAAACCCATGCTCGCTTTGAAGCGCATCACTGGATTTTAACAGTCGCGGCCCCTGTTGCTGATGAAGCCTGGAATCTACCTGCTTTCGCAAAAGTCAGTGATAAGCTCATTTTGATGGCTTATGATGAACATTATCCAGGAGGAGAGCCAGGCTCTATCGCATCGAATGATTGGTTTGCCGATGTCGTAGAAGAAGCAACCCGTCATTTACCCCCCGAAAAGGTTATTATTGCACTGGGTTCTTATGCTTATAATTGGAAAAAAGGCGGGGATACCGATGCCATTTCAATAGAGCAAGCGTGGTTAACCGCCCATGAGTCTGGGACAACGCCTCTCTTTGATAAAAATACAGGAAGCACCCATTTTTCGTATGATGAAGCAGGCGCATACCATGATGTATGGATGTTGGATGGCGTTAGCTTTTCCAATCAGATGAACCTATCCCATCATTTGGGTTTTAATGCTTTTGCTTTGTGGAGACTAGGTTCAGAAGATCCTTCTTTATGGAATATTTTTGGGAAGACTCATTCTCTCTCCTTTCAATCAACTGATCTGACCAAGGCGTTAAGCCATATTCCTGCCGGTACAGAAGTCGATATTGAAGGTACCGGGGAAATTTTGCGGGTCGCTAGCCGTCCAGTAACGGGGAAACGTCAAATATCAGTCGATCATCAAGGCATGATTACCGATGAACATTTTTCGGCTATTCCTCTCCCCTATGCTATTGAACGGGCGGGGTATCGACCGGGCTTAATTGCTTTAACTTTTGATGATGGGCCAGATACTAAATGGACCCCTCAAATTTTGGACATCCTAAAAAAAGAGCATGTCCCTGCTACTTTTTTTATCATTGGAGAAAATGCCCTTACAAACCGAAGTTTGCTTCTAAGAGAAATTGCAGAAGGGCATGAAATTGGCAATCATACCTACACTCATCCCAATCTGGGTTGGGCTAGTGTCCAAAGCACGATACTTGAAGTCAACGCGACCCAACGTCTTTTTCAAGCTTTCACCGGTCATTCATTACGCTTTTTTCGAGCCCCCTTTTTTGGAGACGCTGAACCTACGACAGCCGACGAAATTGATCCGGTCTATGCCGCCCAAAATCTAGGCTATCTTTCCGTTGGCTT encodes:
- a CDS encoding glycosyltransferase, which encodes MDKKPVFYDSSGKRRRRFRIAITAFFMLFFLAIVTLFATVAIAPIGKNLPFTVGRPPIKAQPNGILPHTRINLHRALSRIGFAKTPPKTPKDTITMAFYTPWDDPSVASLSRHINDIDWLSPGWLSVTGPHHEWTEFSDPRGHAIINSAKQRPKILPMIQNVSNGEWDGKNAAALMKDPVARLRFIDQVDNFLLKNQADGVVFDFESLPKTALPFYLKLLAETHARFEAHHWILTVAAPVADEAWNLPAFAKVSDKLILMAYDEHYPGGEPGSIASNDWFADVVEEATRHLPPEKVIIALGSYAYNWKKGGDTDAISIEQAWLTAHESGTTPLFDKNTGSTHFSYDEAGAYHDVWMLDGVSFSNQMNLSHHLGFNAFALWRLGSEDPSLWNIFGKTHSLSFQSTDLTKALSHIPAGTEVDIEGTGEILRVASRPVTGKRQISVDHQGMITDEHFSAIPLPYAIERAGYRPGLIALTFDDGPDTKWTPQILDILKKEHVPATFFIIGENALTNRSLLLREIAEGHEIGNHTYTHPNLGWASVQSTILEVNATQRLFQAFTGHSLRFFRAPFFGDAEPTTADEIDPVYAAQNLGYLSVGLHVDPDDWKRPGRDQIIQQVLEQVSQGSVQRSAQIVLLHDSGGDRTQTIQALPEIIHALRAKGYRLVLVSDLLNLSRNAAMPPLSPMEQMTARWNFALFSFLGGTVIALRWIFALAITLGILRALFLSALSILQARRENRLIFPPITPDRSVTVLIPAFNEARVIESSVRQVLASHDVNNIEVIVIDDGSTDDSAAIVERVFADNPKVRLIRLPNGGKARALNYGVVEAKGEIIIALDADTHFEPTTIARLTRWFSDPRLGAVAGNAKVGNRINLITRWQALEYITAQNLERRATVLLNAMTVVPGAVGAWRAETLRQVGGFPDQTLAEDQDLTILIQEQGWKVRYDPYAVAWTEAPETIQALARQRFRWAFGTLQCLWKHRRIIKRGKPKGLAYIGLPQSLVFQIGFAAISPIIDLAFVVNIIATTIAVYQHGWIQQWDDLENMAAYWAVFTLIDLMSGVVAFALERKEHWSLLWLLIPQRIGYRQIMYYVVIKALAQAIRGPLVGWDKLERSGHVQTESNQ